A region from the Dehalococcoides mccartyi CG5 genome encodes:
- a CDS encoding 4Fe-4S binding protein produces MAKQENQITWQEVTPGCIVSEPGNASQYKTGDWRSQLPIHNFKKCIKCGVCYIFCPEGCINETKEGFFEADLFYCKGCGICAHECPTGAIVMKDEEEK; encoded by the coding sequence TTGGCTAAACAGGAAAACCAGATTACCTGGCAGGAAGTGACACCCGGCTGTATAGTCAGTGAACCCGGCAATGCCAGCCAGTACAAGACCGGTGATTGGCGTTCCCAACTACCTATTCACAATTTTAAAAAATGTATAAAATGCGGCGTATGCTATATATTTTGCCCCGAAGGTTGCATAAATGAGACCAAAGAGGGCTTTTTCGAAGCAGACCTTTTCTATTGCAAGGGTTGCGGCATCTGCGCTCATGAATGTCCCACCGGAGCTATTGTTATGAAGGATGAGGAGGAGAAATAA
- the dprA gene encoding DNA-processing protein DprA, with product MQNQDNNYAIGFSYINGVGRVRLNLLDNYFGNLENAWHAGKEALISAGLDNTLAENIVAHRPKIDLSKTLETLKRHDIQTYAHTDKDYPASLRQIHDYPPLIFVKGQLLPADELCLGIVGTRQPTVYGKLVTEELAESLARAGLTIVSGLARGIDTVAHTAALKAGGRSIAVFGCGLDIIYPSENHSLARQIAENGALISEHPPGIRPRPEFFPRRNRILSGLCRGILVTEAGENSGAVITANYALEQNREIFAVPGSILSPSSLGTNRLIQEGAKLVSSVKDVLEELNISLFSEENTTVEIIPENQTESLILGKLGYEPVHIDQICRECALGVALVSGTLAIMELKGQVRSTGGMNYVRTREKKEIYQLEMN from the coding sequence ATGCAAAACCAAGATAACAACTACGCCATAGGTTTCAGTTATATAAACGGGGTCGGCCGGGTACGCCTGAACCTGCTGGATAACTATTTCGGCAATCTGGAAAATGCCTGGCATGCCGGCAAAGAAGCTCTGATATCAGCCGGACTTGATAACACTCTGGCCGAAAATATTGTGGCTCACCGTCCTAAAATAGACCTCTCTAAAACCCTTGAAACCCTGAAACGGCATGATATACAGACATATGCCCACACGGATAAAGATTATCCTGCCAGCTTAAGGCAAATACATGATTATCCGCCCCTTATTTTTGTAAAAGGACAGCTTTTACCAGCAGACGAACTGTGTTTGGGTATAGTAGGTACCCGCCAGCCCACGGTATACGGAAAACTGGTAACCGAAGAACTGGCGGAGTCTCTGGCACGGGCCGGTCTGACCATAGTCTCAGGTCTGGCTAGAGGCATAGATACTGTTGCCCATACCGCAGCCCTAAAGGCCGGCGGCAGAAGCATTGCGGTTTTTGGTTGCGGGCTGGATATTATTTACCCCTCAGAAAACCATTCACTTGCCCGCCAGATAGCTGAAAACGGAGCGCTTATAAGCGAACATCCGCCCGGAATCCGTCCCCGCCCCGAATTTTTCCCCCGCCGCAACCGTATACTCTCGGGTTTATGCCGCGGCATACTGGTAACCGAGGCTGGAGAAAACAGCGGGGCAGTTATAACCGCAAATTACGCACTTGAACAAAACCGCGAGATTTTTGCCGTTCCGGGGAGTATACTATCACCGTCTTCATTGGGGACTAACCGCCTTATTCAGGAAGGGGCAAAGCTGGTTAGCTCTGTCAAAGACGTACTTGAAGAACTGAATATCAGCCTGTTTTCAGAGGAGAATACTACCGTTGAAATTATACCTGAAAACCAGACTGAAAGCTTGATATTGGGTAAACTTGGCTATGAGCCTGTACATATTGACCAGATTTGCCGTGAGTGCGCTCTGGGTGTAGCCTTGGTCAGTGGCACCCTGGCCATAATGGAACTGAAAGGTCAGGTCCGTTCTACCGGAGGCATGAATTATGTGCGAACCCGGGAAAAGAAGGAAATCTACCAGCTGGAGATGAATTAA
- a CDS encoding M24 family metallopeptidase — protein sequence MSQSNGQRLALLRKLMAENELDGLLVSKPENQYYLSGFSGGEGHLFITPTQSFIAVDFRYYEQAENESPDYTLCKVINGRSLWLPELLSSESIRRLGFESSFITFEQYSKLKNTLSESGLNVLLVETADLAGKLRKIKSENEIDCIKQASAIGDAAFSALPSLLTPGMTERELAWELEKFMKSHGSQSMPFEVIAATGANSALPHAQTRPEAVADGQPLLMDYGAKVSWYASDMTRTVLPGKPNSQFKKIYDIVLAAQQKAIDQIHSGMTGQEADAIAREVIEKAGYGANFGHSLGHGVGLEVHEEPHLSPRSTDILENGMVFSIEPGIYLPGWGGIRIEDTCMLKNGKIELLSKSDKQNPYI from the coding sequence ATGAGCCAGTCAAACGGACAAAGACTTGCACTCCTAAGAAAACTTATGGCCGAAAATGAACTGGATGGATTGCTTGTATCCAAACCCGAAAACCAGTATTACCTGTCCGGTTTTTCCGGCGGCGAAGGCCACCTGTTTATTACCCCGACCCAGTCTTTTATTGCGGTAGATTTCCGCTATTATGAGCAGGCTGAAAATGAGTCTCCTGATTATACTTTATGTAAAGTTATAAACGGAAGGTCACTCTGGTTGCCCGAACTGTTAAGCTCCGAAAGTATCCGCCGTCTGGGTTTTGAATCTTCCTTTATTACTTTTGAACAATACAGCAAACTAAAAAACACACTCAGCGAAAGCGGTTTAAATGTCTTGCTTGTGGAAACCGCAGATTTAGCAGGAAAACTGCGAAAGATAAAATCCGAAAATGAAATAGACTGCATCAAACAGGCCTCCGCTATTGGAGATGCCGCTTTCTCCGCACTACCCTCCCTGCTGACACCGGGGATGACCGAAAGGGAACTGGCTTGGGAACTTGAGAAATTTATGAAAAGCCACGGCAGCCAATCCATGCCGTTTGAGGTGATTGCCGCAACCGGGGCAAACTCTGCCCTGCCTCACGCTCAAACCCGCCCTGAAGCTGTGGCTGACGGACAACCCCTGCTGATGGATTATGGGGCAAAGGTCAGCTGGTACGCCAGTGACATGACCAGAACTGTCCTGCCGGGAAAACCGAATAGCCAATTTAAGAAAATATATGATATAGTTCTGGCCGCCCAGCAAAAGGCCATAGACCAAATCCACTCCGGAATGACCGGACAAGAGGCTGATGCTATTGCCCGGGAGGTTATCGAAAAAGCCGGGTACGGGGCAAATTTCGGACACAGCCTTGGGCATGGAGTGGGGCTGGAGGTCCACGAGGAACCGCACCTGAGTCCCAGAAGTACAGATATACTTGAAAACGGTATGGTTTTCAGTATTGAGCCGGGCATTTATCTGCCGGGATGGGGCGGTATCCGCATAGAAGATACCTGTATGCTTAAAAATGGTAAAATAGAGTTGCTTTCAAAATCAGATAAACAAAACCCGTATATTTAG
- the efp gene encoding elongation factor P translates to MATGNELKKSCIIQQENGLFQVIDIQHVKMKHTALLRLKLKDIRDGHTMEQTFQSDEKFNLVNLEYRHMQFLYNDENVYHFMDEKTFEQIALNKAVLGDAVNYLLENGSVRVMTFQEDAIGVELPASVNLRIAHTEPGFKGDTAATTTKPATLETGLVVQVPLFINTKDLIRVDTRSGQYLGKATT, encoded by the coding sequence ATGGCCACTGGAAACGAATTAAAAAAGAGTTGTATCATCCAACAGGAAAACGGTCTATTCCAAGTAATAGATATCCAACATGTAAAAATGAAGCACACCGCCTTGCTACGTCTGAAACTGAAAGATATACGGGACGGGCACACTATGGAACAAACCTTTCAATCAGATGAAAAGTTCAATCTGGTAAATCTGGAATACCGCCATATGCAATTTTTATATAATGATGAAAACGTCTACCACTTCATGGATGAAAAAACCTTTGAGCAGATAGCTCTGAATAAAGCCGTACTGGGTGATGCCGTTAACTACCTGCTTGAAAACGGCAGTGTCAGGGTAATGACCTTTCAGGAAGATGCTATAGGTGTTGAACTACCGGCATCCGTCAATCTGAGGATAGCCCATACCGAACCGGGTTTTAAAGGCGATACCGCCGCCACCACTACCAAACCGGCTACTCTGGAAACAGGGCTTGTTGTACAGGTGCCGTTATTTATAAATACCAAAGACTTAATCAGGGTAGACACCCGTAGCGGCCAATATCTGGGAAAGGCAACCACTTAA
- the topA gene encoding type I DNA topoisomerase yields MKEKLVIVESPAKARTISKMLGKDFNIMATMGHIRDLPKSTLGVDVENNFTPKYVSLKAKAKVIKELKEAVKNSKAIYLATDPDREGEAIAWHISEVTKANLSNPKRVVFHEITKEAIDKAFKNTRELDMDLVNAQQARRVLDRLVGYKLSPLLWRKVQRGLSAGRVQSVSLKIIVDREREIEKFVSTEYWNIEALLSKKVKSAAFKATLAGYVTKGKLEIHNESEADQIKKELEVSDYQVLKIKRKSNLRQSPAPFITSTLQQEAWRKLRFSAKQTMVIAQQLYEGLNVEGEGEVGLITYMRTDSTNVARTAVAETRDYITEKYGPAYLPKQARVFSSKVKGAQEAHEAIRPTRINRTPDFIKKSLSADQFKLYQLIWQRMIASQMSPAVFDNTTIDIEAKHQPSKTRYLLRTTSSVNTFPGFTIVYIEGKDEDEEKEQSSLPPMEEGEELKLKSLDATQHFTQPPPRYTEATLIKALEQNGIGRPSTYAPTISTIQEREYITKLKGSLKPSELGMLVNDLLVEHFPDIIGIDFTAAMEAELDKIATEKLDWVPIIRRFYEPFIKEIEAASEKIEKIKPPEEELDELCPECNAKLVIKRGRFGKFIACSRYSKEDDGCRYTRSYQIKTGAKCPDCNSDIVEKYSKKGKIFYGCAGYPNCKFVSFYKPLTKPCPECGALMTKSGQNWAKCTKCGKRKKLEDES; encoded by the coding sequence ATGAAAGAAAAACTTGTTATAGTTGAGTCACCTGCCAAAGCCCGTACTATCAGCAAAATGCTGGGTAAGGACTTTAATATTATGGCCACCATGGGGCATATACGGGATTTGCCTAAAAGTACGCTGGGCGTAGATGTTGAAAACAATTTTACCCCCAAATATGTTTCCCTGAAGGCTAAGGCCAAGGTTATAAAGGAACTTAAGGAAGCAGTCAAGAATTCCAAGGCAATATATCTGGCTACCGACCCTGACCGCGAAGGTGAGGCCATTGCCTGGCATATATCCGAAGTCACCAAAGCCAATCTATCCAACCCTAAACGGGTGGTGTTTCACGAAATTACCAAAGAAGCCATAGACAAGGCTTTCAAAAATACCCGTGAACTGGATATGGATCTGGTAAATGCCCAGCAAGCCCGCCGGGTGCTTGACCGGCTGGTGGGTTACAAACTAAGCCCCCTGCTCTGGCGAAAGGTTCAAAGGGGACTTTCAGCCGGACGGGTACAATCTGTCTCCCTGAAAATAATAGTTGACCGTGAACGGGAAATAGAGAAGTTTGTATCTACTGAATACTGGAACATAGAGGCCTTGCTGAGTAAAAAAGTAAAATCAGCCGCCTTCAAAGCCACTCTGGCCGGTTATGTAACCAAAGGCAAACTGGAAATACATAACGAATCTGAAGCTGACCAAATCAAAAAAGAGCTTGAGGTATCTGACTATCAGGTACTAAAAATAAAAAGAAAATCAAACCTCAGACAATCTCCTGCACCCTTTATTACCAGCACTCTCCAGCAGGAAGCCTGGCGGAAACTCCGTTTTTCAGCCAAGCAAACCATGGTCATAGCCCAGCAACTATATGAAGGCCTGAACGTAGAGGGTGAAGGAGAAGTGGGTCTTATCACCTATATGCGTACTGACTCTACCAATGTAGCCCGAACTGCTGTAGCCGAAACCCGTGATTATATAACTGAAAAATACGGCCCTGCCTACCTGCCCAAACAGGCCAGAGTATTCTCAAGCAAAGTTAAGGGAGCACAGGAAGCTCATGAAGCTATCCGCCCTACCCGCATAAACCGCACACCTGATTTTATCAAGAAGAGTTTGTCGGCAGACCAGTTCAAGCTTTACCAGCTTATCTGGCAACGCATGATAGCCAGCCAGATGAGCCCTGCCGTCTTTGACAATACAACTATAGATATAGAGGCCAAGCACCAGCCATCAAAAACCCGCTATCTGCTTAGGACTACCAGCTCGGTAAATACTTTCCCGGGTTTTACTATTGTGTATATAGAGGGCAAGGACGAGGACGAGGAAAAAGAACAATCCAGCCTGCCCCCCATGGAAGAAGGCGAAGAACTGAAGCTGAAAAGTCTGGATGCCACCCAGCACTTTACCCAACCGCCTCCCCGTTATACCGAAGCTACACTAATCAAGGCGCTGGAACAGAACGGCATCGGACGCCCCAGCACTTATGCTCCCACTATCTCCACCATACAGGAACGGGAATATATTACCAAGCTTAAAGGCAGCCTGAAGCCCAGTGAACTGGGGATGCTGGTAAATGACCTGCTGGTAGAGCATTTCCCTGATATTATCGGCATAGATTTTACCGCCGCCATGGAAGCCGAACTGGATAAAATAGCTACCGAAAAACTGGATTGGGTGCCCATTATACGGCGTTTCTACGAACCATTTATAAAAGAAATAGAAGCCGCCAGTGAAAAAATTGAGAAAATTAAGCCACCTGAAGAAGAACTGGACGAACTTTGCCCTGAATGTAATGCCAAACTGGTCATCAAACGGGGACGCTTCGGCAAATTTATTGCCTGCTCACGTTATTCCAAGGAAGATGACGGCTGCCGTTACACCCGCTCATACCAGATAAAAACAGGTGCCAAATGCCCCGACTGCAATTCGGATATAGTTGAGAAATACAGCAAAAAGGGCAAGATATTTTACGGCTGTGCCGGTTACCCGAACTGCAAATTTGTATCTTTCTACAAGCCCTTGACCAAACCTTGCCCGGAATGCGGCGCGCTTATGACCAAGAGCGGCCAGAACTGGGCAAAATGCACCAAGTGCGGTAAACGCAAAAAACTTGAAGATGAAAGCTAA
- a CDS encoding complex I 24 kDa subunit family protein gives MCTETREIVAPKVKDILNKYAKDKGMLVAILQDIQTEFNYLPRPALEAVSQGLGVPMSQVYSVATFFKAFSLKPKGKHSVHVCMGTACHVRGASKILDKLVEKLGCCAGENTEDMKFSLDAVNCVGACALGPVVVVDGQYVGNMTTEKVKPLIEGCQ, from the coding sequence ATGTGCACTGAAACTAGAGAAATAGTAGCGCCAAAAGTTAAAGACATTCTGAATAAATATGCCAAAGACAAAGGTATGCTGGTAGCCATACTGCAGGATATCCAGACAGAGTTCAATTATCTGCCCCGTCCTGCTCTGGAAGCTGTAAGCCAGGGACTGGGTGTTCCTATGAGTCAGGTTTATAGTGTGGCCACTTTTTTCAAGGCCTTTAGCCTGAAACCCAAGGGCAAGCATTCCGTTCATGTGTGTATGGGGACTGCCTGCCACGTACGCGGTGCCAGCAAGATACTGGATAAACTGGTTGAAAAACTGGGTTGCTGTGCAGGTGAAAATACCGAAGACATGAAATTCAGCCTTGATGCTGTAAACTGTGTCGGTGCTTGTGCTTTGGGGCCTGTAGTTGTAGTAGATGGCCAGTACGTGGGCAATATGACTACCGAAAAGGTAAAACCTTTGATTGAGGGATGCCAGTAA
- the porB gene encoding pyruvate synthase subunit PorB yields the protein MQNYSVFVPKLLPKRELFAPGHRGCIGCGEALAVRLATKAMDENTIIVNATGCMEIIASQYPYTSWRLPWIHTLFENTAAVASGVESALKVLKRKKRIEDKDIKIVAIGGDGATVDIGLQALSGAMERGHNFTYICFDNEAYMNTGIQRSSATPFGAATTTSPAGKVGKGQFSWKKDMPAIAVAHNIPYVATCCPSYPFDMIEKVSKALAADGPAYIHCLSVCPTGWRCATEDTIKIGRLAVETGVFPLYEVVNGEYKMSMETPALKPLKEYTSLQRRFRHLTEESLDLIQERVQLEYNKIAERAACALKLEK from the coding sequence ATGCAGAACTATTCAGTATTTGTTCCCAAGCTACTGCCCAAACGTGAGTTATTTGCCCCCGGACATCGCGGGTGCATAGGTTGCGGCGAGGCTCTGGCAGTCCGTCTGGCTACCAAGGCTATGGATGAAAATACCATAATAGTAAATGCCACCGGCTGTATGGAAATTATCGCCTCCCAGTACCCCTATACCTCATGGCGTTTACCCTGGATACATACGCTGTTTGAAAATACAGCAGCAGTTGCCTCCGGTGTGGAGTCGGCGCTCAAGGTGCTTAAACGTAAAAAACGGATAGAAGACAAGGATATAAAGATTGTAGCCATCGGGGGTGATGGAGCAACCGTAGATATCGGGCTTCAGGCACTTTCGGGTGCTATGGAGCGCGGCCATAATTTTACTTATATCTGTTTTGACAATGAAGCCTATATGAACACCGGTATCCAGCGTTCTTCAGCTACCCCCTTCGGGGCAGCCACCACAACCTCGCCGGCCGGCAAGGTAGGCAAAGGCCAGTTTTCATGGAAAAAGGATATGCCGGCTATTGCAGTTGCCCATAATATCCCGTATGTGGCCACCTGTTGCCCCAGCTATCCCTTTGACATGATTGAAAAAGTCAGCAAAGCTTTGGCGGCTGACGGGCCGGCCTATATACATTGTTTGTCTGTTTGTCCTACCGGCTGGCGCTGTGCAACCGAAGATACCATAAAGATTGGACGGTTGGCAGTTGAAACCGGTGTTTTCCCCCTGTACGAGGTTGTTAATGGTGAGTACAAGATGAGCATGGAAACTCCCGCACTTAAGCCATTAAAGGAATACACCAGTCTTCAGCGGCGGTTCCGCCACCTGACAGAAGAATCTCTGGACCTTATTCAGGAAAGAGTTCAGCTGGAATACAATAAGATTGCAGAGAGGGCGGCATGTGCACTGAAACTAGAGAAATAG
- a CDS encoding 2-oxoacid:acceptor oxidoreductase family protein → MKHFIEIRWHGRGGQGAVTSAELIAQAAIGKGKYAQAFPSFGPERRGAPVQSFNRISDNNPIRERSGINQPDIVVVLDPSLVIIGNVISGLKDGGTLIINTTKPLEHFASQYGDRWKVATVDATAIAKEVLGVNIVNTTMLGALIKATGLADMEAFEEPLKHRFGKLAAKNMAAMKKAFEETVVKELKVG, encoded by the coding sequence ATGAAACATTTTATTGAAATCAGATGGCATGGGCGTGGCGGTCAGGGTGCGGTAACCTCAGCTGAGCTTATCGCCCAGGCAGCAATCGGTAAGGGAAAGTATGCTCAGGCATTCCCCAGTTTCGGGCCTGAACGCAGAGGTGCCCCGGTTCAATCTTTCAATCGTATCAGTGACAACAATCCCATCCGTGAACGTTCAGGTATCAACCAGCCGGATATTGTGGTGGTGCTTGACCCCAGTTTGGTTATCATCGGGAATGTAATCTCAGGTCTTAAAGATGGTGGCACTCTTATTATCAACACCACAAAGCCTCTGGAACATTTTGCTTCTCAATACGGTGATCGCTGGAAAGTAGCCACAGTTGATGCAACTGCTATTGCCAAAGAAGTCTTAGGTGTCAATATTGTTAATACAACCATGCTTGGCGCCCTTATAAAGGCTACCGGTCTGGCGGATATGGAAGCCTTCGAAGAACCTTTAAAACACCGCTTTGGAAAGCTGGCTGCCAAAAATATGGCTGCTATGAAAAAGGCCTTTGAAGAGACTGTTGTAAAGGAGCTTAAAGTTGGCTAA
- a CDS encoding cation:proton antiporter — METEIYFKFILSFGLILLVARLGGAIAERFLKQPAVIGELLAGIIISPFLLGQFLFANDPVIMNFALIDGVFSQNGEHLSGFAPMEIISQIAVVVLLFVAGLETNVTSFIKNSFTGAMVAIGGVVVPFALGVFSAMYFFPDLHMAGWLFIGAILTATSIGITVRILMDMGKLSSREGTIILVAAVVDDIIGLVILSVVISMAQSGSVNALSAVTTGVIGFAVWLGILLLGVYGHKYISKYILTPFKSSGTMPVMALIVGLIVSYLVTLVDLHPVVGAYVAGLMFASTMEKEEILHQTRPIMLFIAPFFFAYLGMQVDLREVWAVIVPALVIVVLAIIGKIVGCYFPARFVGKTSHNGAMIVGVGMVPRGEVGLIVAGAGLIAGAITRDLFGIAVAVSILTTLVMPVMIKPFFKPKAEANAKRLP, encoded by the coding sequence ATGGAAACAGAAATATATTTTAAATTCATACTTTCTTTCGGTCTTATTTTGCTTGTTGCCCGTTTGGGCGGAGCTATTGCCGAGCGTTTTCTTAAGCAACCGGCGGTTATTGGCGAACTCTTAGCCGGTATTATTATTTCGCCCTTTCTGCTGGGTCAATTCCTCTTTGCCAATGACCCGGTTATTATGAACTTTGCCCTTATTGATGGTGTGTTTAGCCAGAATGGTGAACATCTGAGCGGATTTGCTCCCATGGAAATTATTTCGCAGATAGCGGTAGTAGTGCTGCTGTTTGTGGCAGGGTTAGAAACCAACGTTACTTCGTTTATAAAAAACAGCTTTACCGGTGCTATGGTGGCCATAGGCGGGGTGGTTGTTCCATTTGCTTTGGGTGTGTTTAGCGCCATGTACTTTTTCCCTGACTTGCATATGGCCGGCTGGCTCTTTATCGGTGCCATATTGACTGCTACCAGCATTGGCATTACGGTGCGTATCCTGATGGATATGGGCAAACTCAGTTCCCGTGAAGGCACTATCATTCTGGTAGCTGCGGTGGTAGATGATATTATCGGTCTGGTTATCCTGTCTGTGGTTATTTCCATGGCTCAAAGTGGCAGTGTAAATGCACTTAGTGCCGTAACCACCGGTGTTATTGGTTTTGCCGTCTGGCTGGGTATACTTTTGCTGGGCGTATATGGTCACAAATATATATCCAAATATATACTTACCCCGTTCAAATCTTCCGGCACTATGCCGGTTATGGCTTTGATTGTGGGTTTGATAGTTTCCTATCTGGTCACTCTGGTAGATTTGCACCCGGTGGTTGGTGCCTATGTAGCCGGGCTTATGTTTGCTTCCACAATGGAAAAAGAGGAAATACTCCACCAGACCCGCCCTATAATGCTTTTTATCGCCCCGTTCTTCTTCGCTTACCTTGGTATGCAGGTAGACTTGAGGGAAGTCTGGGCTGTTATTGTACCGGCACTGGTTATAGTGGTACTGGCCATTATCGGCAAGATTGTAGGCTGTTACTTCCCTGCCCGGTTCGTGGGCAAGACCAGCCATAACGGTGCCATGATAGTAGGCGTAGGTATGGTACCCAGAGGTGAGGTGGGACTTATCGTAGCCGGGGCGGGGCTTATTGCCGGGGCTATCACCCGTGACCTTTTCGGCATTGCGGTAGCTGTCAGTATTTTGACTACTCTTGTTATGCCTGTCATGATAAAACCTTTCTTTAAACCAAAAGCTGAAGCTAACGCCAAACGGCTTCCTTGA
- a CDS encoding transketolase C-terminal domain-containing protein, translating into MPRVGLEVSIALSEAVGLCNADVIAAYPITPQTHIVEHLAEMVAEGELDAEYIPVESEHSALSACLGSAAAGARTFTATAGQGLELMHEVLYVASSMRLPIMMAVANRALSGPLSVWGDHSDVMSCRDIGWIQIFTENGQEVVDNTICSFKIGEDKRVLLPVMVHLDGFHLSHVIEPIEMPERKQVDAFLSVNDYPYALNPDNPRAMGDFAPPVIFTEAKWAQEQDFQKSKAVILEVWKDFEKQFGRSYKPVETYRTEGAENLLFTMGSFSETAMSAIDKMRDDGMSVGLVRLRLWRPFPFEELRTAVKDAKNLIVLDRALSIGGPGGPVCSEIKAALYPLEKKPKIVSIIGGLGGRDITVANFEDIMKKGLAIAEKGSPNEYEIYGVRA; encoded by the coding sequence ATGCCCAGAGTAGGCTTAGAAGTTTCTATTGCCCTGAGTGAGGCAGTTGGGCTTTGCAATGCTGATGTTATTGCTGCTTATCCCATTACTCCTCAAACTCATATTGTTGAACATTTGGCCGAGATGGTGGCTGAAGGCGAGCTGGATGCTGAATATATACCGGTGGAATCTGAACATTCAGCCCTGAGTGCCTGTTTGGGCTCGGCGGCAGCCGGTGCCCGCACTTTTACCGCAACTGCCGGGCAAGGGCTTGAGCTTATGCACGAGGTGCTTTATGTGGCTTCCTCTATGCGGCTGCCTATTATGATGGCAGTTGCCAATAGGGCTCTTTCCGGTCCGCTTTCAGTTTGGGGTGACCACTCTGACGTAATGTCCTGCCGTGATATCGGCTGGATACAAATATTTACTGAAAACGGGCAGGAAGTGGTTGATAACACTATCTGTTCATTTAAAATAGGCGAAGACAAACGGGTGCTCTTACCTGTTATGGTTCACTTGGACGGTTTTCATCTTTCTCATGTTATTGAGCCTATTGAGATGCCTGAGAGAAAGCAGGTAGATGCTTTCCTTAGTGTTAACGACTATCCGTATGCACTAAACCCTGATAATCCCCGTGCTATGGGTGATTTTGCCCCCCCGGTGATTTTCACCGAAGCCAAGTGGGCACAGGAACAGGATTTTCAAAAATCCAAAGCTGTTATTTTGGAAGTCTGGAAGGACTTTGAGAAGCAGTTTGGCCGTTCTTACAAACCGGTGGAAACCTATCGCACCGAAGGTGCTGAAAACCTGCTGTTCACTATGGGCAGTTTTTCAGAGACTGCCATGTCCGCCATTGATAAAATGCGTGATGACGGCATGAGTGTGGGGCTGGTTCGGCTTCGGCTTTGGCGCCCCTTCCCCTTTGAGGAGTTGCGCACTGCTGTCAAAGATGCCAAAAACCTCATCGTGCTTGATCGTGCCTTGTCAATAGGTGGTCCGGGTGGTCCGGTCTGTTCCGAAATCAAGGCCGCTCTATATCCTCTGGAGAAAAAACCCAAGATTGTCAGCATTATCGGCGGTTTGGGTGGACGGGATATAACCGTTGCCAATTTTGAGGATATCATGAAGAAAGGTCTGGCGATTGCTGAAAAAGGCAGTCCTAACGAATACGAAATATATGGAGTGAGGGCATAA
- the xerC gene encoding tyrosine recombinase XerC: MQENFNKYLEYLSVEKNVSPYTLRNYRTDLIGFVNYLIEKKVSSFDRVDRYILRDYMSSLIAKGIVKGSIARKLSAVRSFYRYLMREGLIQKNPTLNASSPRLDKRLPEFLTVTEVNKLLRVPDSSTPQGLRDKAFMELLYASGLRVSELVKLDIENMDLHSHQIRVWGKGSKERVVLAGLPAIQSIQNYLNLGRPLLKGKRNTPALFLNPTGGRLSARSFQERLDKLAKQAGIEKHVHPHMLRHTFATHLLDGGADLRVVQELLGHSNLSTTQIYTHVTKSQARKVYMSSHPLARPQNNIAGREDE, translated from the coding sequence ATGCAGGAGAATTTTAACAAATACCTTGAATATCTATCGGTAGAAAAAAACGTTTCACCTTATACCCTTAGAAACTACCGCACAGATTTAATTGGTTTTGTTAATTACCTGATTGAAAAAAAAGTAAGCTCTTTTGACAGGGTTGACCGCTATATCCTGAGGGATTACATGTCCAGCCTGATAGCCAAAGGAATTGTAAAGGGCAGTATTGCCCGTAAACTTTCGGCAGTACGTTCATTTTACCGTTATCTTATGCGGGAAGGCCTTATTCAAAAAAACCCCACCTTAAATGCCTCCAGCCCCCGTCTGGACAAACGCCTGCCGGAGTTTCTGACCGTAACCGAGGTTAACAAACTTCTGCGGGTGCCAGATTCGTCCACCCCCCAAGGACTACGTGACAAAGCTTTTATGGAACTCCTTTACGCCAGCGGCCTGCGTGTCAGCGAGCTGGTTAAACTGGATATAGAAAATATGGATCTGCACAGCCACCAGATACGTGTTTGGGGTAAAGGGTCTAAAGAACGCGTAGTTCTAGCGGGCTTACCTGCCATCCAGTCCATTCAAAACTATCTCAATCTAGGCAGACCTTTGCTAAAAGGCAAGCGGAATACCCCGGCCTTATTCCTGAACCCAACCGGCGGCAGACTGAGCGCCCGCAGTTTTCAGGAAAGGCTGGATAAACTGGCCAAACAGGCAGGCATTGAAAAACACGTCCATCCGCATATGCTGCGCCACACTTTTGCTACTCACCTGCTGGACGGAGGAGCAGACCTTCGGGTGGTACAGGAACTTCTGGGGCACTCTAATCTTTCCACTACCCAGATATATACCCATGTTACCAAAAGCCAAGCCCGTAAAGTCTACATGTCCAGTCATCCGCTGGCCAGACCACAGAATAATATCGCCGGGAGGGAAGACGAATGA